The genomic window ACGATGTGTTCCGCGCGTCGGCCGGCATCTACTCGCGACCGGCAAGCACGCGCGAAGCGTCATGGAACGTGACCGAGCAGAATCTCGCCGCATTTTTGGGCGTCAACTTCGCCGCATACGGTGCGTTCACGCCGAATCACGACGTGCGGCCCGACCGCTCCACAAACCTCGATCTTTCGTGGGAGCACCGCTTCGCCGGAAGCGACGTCAGCTTCAAGATATCGCCGTTCTACCGCAGCACGCAAGACCAGGTGCAGCAGACCATCGTCAACGCGCTCACCGGGCTGTTCGCTTCGTTCAACACAGGCCGACAGGTGTCGAGCGGCGTCGAACTGGCGCTGAACAAAGGCGACTTCGCAAAGGACGGCTGGGCGCTGCAACTGGCCTACACACACACGCACAGCAGCATCAAGTTCAACGACTTCGCGAATGGCCGCAATGTCATCGACAACATGAACTCCTATGTCCAGTTGTATAACTCGTATACGTCGGTGTGCGCGGGTGTCGCGCCTTCGACGAGCCCGACCGCTCGGTGCGGCGTCTTCGGCGGCGCCAACGCCTTTGCGACCGAGCCGGGCGGATCCGACAACCCGTACTTCGCGTTGAAAGCGCAGCCGTTATTCGACCGCACGGCGTCGTACGCACCGTACGACTTGGTGCCGGTGCCGTTCGCCGGCGGCAACGGCTATGAAGTTCCCGACGCGGCGACGATCATCGTCGGCTACAAGCGCGGTGCGTGGAACTACACGCCGAGTTTGACCTACAGCGCAGGATCGGTATATGGCTCGCCGCTTTCCTGGCCTGGACCGGATCCGATAGCAAATCCGGGTCAGTACGGAGTGCCTCTCATGATTCCGGATCCGTACACGGGCAAGTTCGACAACTTCGGCGATTTCAAACAGCCGTCGCGCTACACGCTGAACATGCAGATCGGCTATCAGATGTCGTCGCAGGTGAGGACGGTGCTCACGCTATCCAACATCGTCGATAGTTGCAATCAGCGCGGCTACGCGTGGGACTACAAAGACATTTGCATGTACTCGAATCTGCCGTCGAGTTTCCTGTCGCCCACCGGCGGCACGCTCGCGAACGCAGCTGCCGGAGCCGTCCAACTCAAGTTCCCGTACGCGATGTGGCTCAACAACAACAACACGGGCTTTGTGGGCACAAAGATTCCGTTCCAGGCCTCGCTGAGCGTCAACTTCAAGATGTGACGTCCGGCGATCCGCGATCGAATGGCGCGAGGGCTTACGCTCTCGCGCTTTTCCGTTCGGTCATGCGCCGCCGGTCTGATTGCGCAAGGTGTCGAGGCCGACGCCGATCGCACTTCGGTAGTCGCCGCGCCCAAACGCTGCGAGCGTGGTTGAGAGTGTCACACCGAGCATGGTGCCCGACGACGCGACCGTGCCGAGCGGCACGTCCGGCGACTGCCAGACCTCAATGAGCGTGGAAGGCACGGCGACGCCGGCGGCGGACACGCTCGGAAACGACACGACGAGGTGCGTGGCGTGCACCGGCATGCCTCCGACGTTCATGTCCTTTGGCTCGATGACCAGCACGGTTCCCAGCCGCGCCGCGAACGGCAGACCATCGGTGAGCGAAAACGTGGAGGGCGGCCCGGCCGGCGCGACGCCGAGCGAATCGGCCGCGCGATCGTTCATGCGAAACGCCTTATCGCCGATCGCCGCGACGGTGGCGATGACCTGGTACGAAGAACCAAATGGTCCGAACGCGTCCCCGACGATGTAGGTCTTGGAGATGACCGGCGGCGCCGCGTTCGTCGACGTCATGACGACGCCGCCCGACACCGACTGGGCTTCGACGCGCGTCTCGATCCACAGTGTGCGTTTGCCGCCCACACTTTCGGCGCCGAAACCCGTTGTGACCGACGTGATCGCACCGCCGCCTTGCACGCGCACCCGCACCCAGTCTCCGGGCTGCGGCAAGGCTGAAAGGTAGCCATATAGATCGGCGAGTGAGACGTTGTCGCCGGGATGGAGTGCATTTGGTGCAGCAGACGCGGGGCACGCGGCGACGAAAGCTTCTGTGGAGAGCGCGAGCAGCGCGGCGAGCGCCGCGCCGTTCAGGCGTGCGCGCACGACCGGCAGACGCCGAAGAACTCGAGGCGGTGCTGCGTCAGTGTGAAGCGCAGTTGGCGCGATAGCGCCGCCTCGAAGCGCGAGATGGACGCGCACGGCACGTCGTCCACACGTCCGCACTTCGTGCACACCGCATGATGATGGTGCTCTACCGGGCAGTAGAGAAATGCCGACTCGCCGTGCGGCTGCGCTTGCGCCGACGCGGCGCCGATCTCTTGCAGCACGTCGAGAGTCCGATAGACGGTGGCGAGTCCGACCGGGGCGGCGCCCGGTCTGCGCCGCGCCTCCTCCAAACCGTCGTACAGATCTCGAGCGGTGGCGTAGCGGCCCATACGCGCGAACGCTTCGATGACCGCGCGGCGGGGCTGGGTGGTCCGATAGCCGTGCGCCGTCAGCCGCGCATAGAGCGCCTCGAGCTGCGATGCTCGATCGGTTTTGGACGTCCGCCGGCGGACGGAGCCCTTCATTGCGGCTTCAGCGCGCGCGCGCGCGCATCCATCATCGCCGTGAACAGCGAGCGGCGCTTCGGCGAAAACGCTGTCGAGACGAAGAAGCACGCC from Candidatus Eremiobacteraceae bacterium includes these protein-coding regions:
- a CDS encoding Fur family transcriptional regulator encodes the protein MKGSVRRRTSKTDRASQLEALYARLTAHGYRTTQPRRAVIEAFARMGRYATARDLYDGLEEARRRPGAAPVGLATVYRTLDVLQEIGAASAQAQPHGESAFLYCPVEHHHHAVCTKCGRVDDVPCASISRFEAALSRQLRFTLTQHRLEFFGVCRSCAHA